Proteins encoded in a region of the Neodiprion lecontei isolate iyNeoLeco1 chromosome 5, iyNeoLeco1.1, whole genome shotgun sequence genome:
- the LOC107222685 gene encoding transketolase-like protein 2 isoform X1, with protein MASYHKPESKTIQELKDIATKLRIHSVRATQITKSGHPTSCSSMAEIMSVLFFHTMRYKVSAPRDVNNDRFVLSKGHAAPILYAAWAEAGLFPTSELLNLRKFNNDLEGHPTPRLNFIDVGTGSLGQGLSVAAGMAYVGKNFDKSSYRVYVLVGDGESAEGSIWEALHFASYYGLDNLCVIFDINRLGQTQATSLEHNMEVYRVRLEAFGFNALVVDGHDVEELAKAFHEAQNTQGRPTAILAKTFKGRNFPNIEDELNWHGKALGANGDTVIQHLTSLLKNPGPLALHPQKPLVADAPIVDISNIKLSSPPNYKLGEKIATRLAYGNGLAKIAANNSRVVALDGDMRTSTFSDKIRTVDPSRYIECFIAEQNLVGVGIGMACRDRTVAFVSTFATFFTRAYDQIRMGAISQTNLNFVGSHAGCSIGEDGPSQMGLEDLAMFRAIPGATIFYPSDAVSTERAVELAANTKGICFIRTSRPETPVIYKNDKALAIGKAQVIKTSSKDQVLIIGAAVTLVEAILAADELAKSGINVRVMDPFTIKPIDAAGIIKNARETGGRIITVEDHYPEGGLGDAVLSAVAGVRDIIVKKLAVPVVPRSGPTAVLLDAYGISSRSIVTAVHEILKL; from the exons ATGGCAAGCTATCATAAGCCGGAGTCAAAAACGATCCAAGAACTGAAGGATATCGCCACGAAGCTAAGAATTCATTCGGTTCGGGCGACCCAGATAACTAAAAGCGG ACATCCAACATCATGCTCATCTATGGCAGAGATCATGTCTGTCCTTTTCTTTCACACAATGCGCTACAAGGTCTCTGCTCCTCGTGATGTGAACAACGATAGATTCGTTTTAAGCAAAGGGCATGCTGCACCGATTTTATACGCCG CTTGGGCAGAGGCAGGTTTATTTCCTACAAGTGAACTTTTGAATCtccgaaaattcaacaatgaCCTAGAAGGACATCCGACTCCTAGATTGAACTTTATTGACGTTGGAACTGGGTCTCTTGGACAAGGGCTGTCTGTCGCTGCTGGCATGGCTTACGTTGGCAAGAATTTCGACAAGTCTAGCTACAG GGTGTACGTCCTAGTTGGAGATGGTGAATCTGCTGAAGGATCGATTTGGGAGGCACTTCATTTTGCTTCTTACTATGGGCTAGACAATCTTTGTGTAATATTTGATATAAACCGTTTGGGTCAAACACAAGCTACTTCCCTTGAGCATAACATGGAGGTTTATCGTGTGCGTTTAGAAGCTTTTGGGTTCAACGCTCTGGTAGTCGATGGCCACGACGTCGAGGAACTAGCTAAA GCATTCCATGAAGCACAAAATACTCAAGGCCGTCCAACTGCAATCTTGGCAAAGACATTTAAAGGTCGAAACTTTCCCAACATTGAAGATGAACTCAATTGGCATGGAAAAGCTCTGGGAGCCAACGGTGATACCGTCATTCAG CATCTAACttcattattgaaaaatcctGGTCCACTCGCTCTGCATCCGCAAAAACCCCTCGTCGCAGATGCACCAATCGTCGACATtagtaatataaaattgagCTCACCACCTAACTATAAATTAGGTGAAAAGATTGCGACACGTCTTGCTTACGGAAATGGCCTTGCCAAG ATTGCAGCCAACAATTCCCGTGTGGTTGCTCTGGATGGTGACATGAGGACATCAACCTTTTCAGATAAAATCAGGACGGTCGATCCGTCGAGATACATAGAGTGTTTTATTGCTGAACAGAACTTGGTTGGAGTAGGAATTGGCATGGCTTGCCGTGATCGTACTGTTGCCTTTGTGTCGACGTTTGCTACCTTCTTCACGCGTGCCTATGATCAA ATTCGTATGGGTGCTATATCGCAAACCAACCTGAACTTTGTTGGCTCCCACGCCGGCTGTTCAATCGGTGAGGATGGACCTTCGCAGATGGGCCTAGAAGACTTGGCCATGTTCCGGGCGATACCTGGAGCTACTATTTTCTACCCATCTGATGCCGTTTCAACGGAACGTGCCGTAGAATTGGCCGCGAACACGAAAGGAATCTGTTTCATCCGAACTTCGCGTCCAGAAACACCTGTCATTTATAAGAACGACAAGGCACTAGCAATTGGCAAAGCTCAGGTTATCAAAACTTCAAGCAAAGATCAAGTGCTGATTATTGGTGCCGCGGTTACGCTAGTTGAAGCTATACTAGCTGCCGATGAACTTGCCAAGAGTGGAATCAACGTGCGTGTCATGGATCCGTTCACAATAAAACCAATTGATGCTGCCGggataataaaaaatgctcGTGAAACTGGCGGTAGGATTATTACTGTTGAAGATCATTATCCAGAGGGTGGTTTGGGCGATGCAGTACTCTCGGCCGTTGCTGGTGTGCGAGATATaattgtgaaaaagcttgCCGTACCAGTTGTGCCTCGCTCTGGTCCAACAGCTGTTCTGCTCGATGCGTATGGTATCAGCAGTCGAAGCATTGTTACGGCTGTTCATGAAATACTGAAACTCTGA
- the LOC107222685 gene encoding transketolase-like protein 2 isoform X2 translates to MVKEIDTQKLYDVANWLRIHSVTATQASKSGHPTSCSSMAEIMSVLFFHTMRYKVSAPRDVNNDRFVLSKGHAAPILYAAWAEAGLFPTSELLNLRKFNNDLEGHPTPRLNFIDVGTGSLGQGLSVAAGMAYVGKNFDKSSYRVYVLVGDGESAEGSIWEALHFASYYGLDNLCVIFDINRLGQTQATSLEHNMEVYRVRLEAFGFNALVVDGHDVEELAKAFHEAQNTQGRPTAILAKTFKGRNFPNIEDELNWHGKALGANGDTVIQHLTSLLKNPGPLALHPQKPLVADAPIVDISNIKLSSPPNYKLGEKIATRLAYGNGLAKIAANNSRVVALDGDMRTSTFSDKIRTVDPSRYIECFIAEQNLVGVGIGMACRDRTVAFVSTFATFFTRAYDQIRMGAISQTNLNFVGSHAGCSIGEDGPSQMGLEDLAMFRAIPGATIFYPSDAVSTERAVELAANTKGICFIRTSRPETPVIYKNDKALAIGKAQVIKTSSKDQVLIIGAAVTLVEAILAADELAKSGINVRVMDPFTIKPIDAAGIIKNARETGGRIITVEDHYPEGGLGDAVLSAVAGVRDIIVKKLAVPVVPRSGPTAVLLDAYGISSRSIVTAVHEILKL, encoded by the exons atggTGAAAGAAATTGATACGCAAAAGCTCTACGATGTGGCCAACTGGCTCAGGATTCATTCGGTCACAGCAACGCAGGCATCAAAAAGCGG ACATCCAACATCATGCTCATCTATGGCAGAGATCATGTCTGTCCTTTTCTTTCACACAATGCGCTACAAGGTCTCTGCTCCTCGTGATGTGAACAACGATAGATTCGTTTTAAGCAAAGGGCATGCTGCACCGATTTTATACGCCG CTTGGGCAGAGGCAGGTTTATTTCCTACAAGTGAACTTTTGAATCtccgaaaattcaacaatgaCCTAGAAGGACATCCGACTCCTAGATTGAACTTTATTGACGTTGGAACTGGGTCTCTTGGACAAGGGCTGTCTGTCGCTGCTGGCATGGCTTACGTTGGCAAGAATTTCGACAAGTCTAGCTACAG GGTGTACGTCCTAGTTGGAGATGGTGAATCTGCTGAAGGATCGATTTGGGAGGCACTTCATTTTGCTTCTTACTATGGGCTAGACAATCTTTGTGTAATATTTGATATAAACCGTTTGGGTCAAACACAAGCTACTTCCCTTGAGCATAACATGGAGGTTTATCGTGTGCGTTTAGAAGCTTTTGGGTTCAACGCTCTGGTAGTCGATGGCCACGACGTCGAGGAACTAGCTAAA GCATTCCATGAAGCACAAAATACTCAAGGCCGTCCAACTGCAATCTTGGCAAAGACATTTAAAGGTCGAAACTTTCCCAACATTGAAGATGAACTCAATTGGCATGGAAAAGCTCTGGGAGCCAACGGTGATACCGTCATTCAG CATCTAACttcattattgaaaaatcctGGTCCACTCGCTCTGCATCCGCAAAAACCCCTCGTCGCAGATGCACCAATCGTCGACATtagtaatataaaattgagCTCACCACCTAACTATAAATTAGGTGAAAAGATTGCGACACGTCTTGCTTACGGAAATGGCCTTGCCAAG ATTGCAGCCAACAATTCCCGTGTGGTTGCTCTGGATGGTGACATGAGGACATCAACCTTTTCAGATAAAATCAGGACGGTCGATCCGTCGAGATACATAGAGTGTTTTATTGCTGAACAGAACTTGGTTGGAGTAGGAATTGGCATGGCTTGCCGTGATCGTACTGTTGCCTTTGTGTCGACGTTTGCTACCTTCTTCACGCGTGCCTATGATCAA ATTCGTATGGGTGCTATATCGCAAACCAACCTGAACTTTGTTGGCTCCCACGCCGGCTGTTCAATCGGTGAGGATGGACCTTCGCAGATGGGCCTAGAAGACTTGGCCATGTTCCGGGCGATACCTGGAGCTACTATTTTCTACCCATCTGATGCCGTTTCAACGGAACGTGCCGTAGAATTGGCCGCGAACACGAAAGGAATCTGTTTCATCCGAACTTCGCGTCCAGAAACACCTGTCATTTATAAGAACGACAAGGCACTAGCAATTGGCAAAGCTCAGGTTATCAAAACTTCAAGCAAAGATCAAGTGCTGATTATTGGTGCCGCGGTTACGCTAGTTGAAGCTATACTAGCTGCCGATGAACTTGCCAAGAGTGGAATCAACGTGCGTGTCATGGATCCGTTCACAATAAAACCAATTGATGCTGCCGggataataaaaaatgctcGTGAAACTGGCGGTAGGATTATTACTGTTGAAGATCATTATCCAGAGGGTGGTTTGGGCGATGCAGTACTCTCGGCCGTTGCTGGTGTGCGAGATATaattgtgaaaaagcttgCCGTACCAGTTGTGCCTCGCTCTGGTCCAACAGCTGTTCTGCTCGATGCGTATGGTATCAGCAGTCGAAGCATTGTTACGGCTGTTCATGAAATACTGAAACTCTGA